A stretch of the Amycolatopsis sp. BJA-103 genome encodes the following:
- a CDS encoding RNA polymerase sigma factor, with product MPDSGVEDLLRTLSPQVLGAVVRRYGHFDLAEDATQEALLAAAAQWPAEGRPDDPRAWLITVASRRLTDLLRAEQARRRREDTVVQRTLPEEHLAPAADRRAADSDDTLILLFLCCHPSLSPASQIALTLRAVGGLTTAEIARAFLVPEATMTRRISRAKTGVKTSGVPFGMPPEAARAARLDAVLHVLYLIFNEGYASTSGPDLTRSELSTEAIRLTRIVHRLLPEDSEVTGLLALMLLTDARRPARTAPDGAPIPMSEQDRSRWNSGYVTEGIALLSEALPHGPTGQFQIQAAIAALHDEAPTAEETDWPQIEALYDLLLRLSDNPVVELNHAVAVGMARGPREGLTALEKLGDRVSGDHRFHAARAHLLELAGDPAGAVESYVEAARRATNLPHQRYLHARAARLR from the coding sequence GTGCCGGACAGCGGCGTCGAGGACCTGCTGCGCACGCTTTCGCCGCAGGTCCTCGGCGCCGTCGTCCGCCGCTATGGTCACTTCGACCTGGCGGAAGACGCGACACAGGAGGCGCTTCTCGCGGCCGCGGCGCAATGGCCCGCGGAAGGGCGGCCCGATGATCCGCGCGCGTGGCTCATCACGGTCGCCTCGCGGCGGCTGACCGATCTGCTCCGAGCCGAGCAGGCGCGGCGCCGTCGCGAGGACACCGTCGTCCAGCGGACGTTGCCCGAGGAACACCTCGCGCCCGCGGCGGACCGGCGGGCGGCAGACTCCGACGACACGCTCATCCTGCTTTTCCTGTGCTGCCACCCGTCCCTGTCACCGGCGTCGCAGATCGCGCTGACGCTCCGGGCCGTCGGCGGCCTCACCACGGCGGAGATCGCCCGCGCGTTCCTGGTCCCCGAAGCGACGATGACCCGGCGGATCAGCCGCGCGAAGACGGGCGTCAAGACCAGCGGCGTCCCGTTCGGCATGCCACCGGAAGCCGCGCGGGCGGCGCGGCTGGACGCGGTCCTCCACGTGCTGTACCTGATCTTCAACGAGGGTTACGCCAGCACGTCCGGCCCCGACCTGACGCGGAGTGAGCTGTCCACCGAAGCCATCCGGCTGACCAGGATCGTCCACCGGCTCCTGCCGGAGGACAGCGAGGTCACCGGACTGCTGGCGCTGATGCTGCTCACCGACGCCCGCCGCCCGGCGAGGACGGCGCCGGACGGTGCGCCGATCCCGATGTCCGAACAGGACCGGAGCCGCTGGAATTCCGGGTACGTCACCGAAGGGATCGCGCTGCTGTCCGAGGCGTTGCCGCACGGGCCGACCGGGCAGTTCCAGATCCAGGCCGCGATCGCCGCGCTGCACGACGAGGCGCCGACTGCCGAAGAGACCGATTGGCCGCAGATCGAGGCCCTCTATGACCTTCTGCTGCGGCTCTCCGACAATCCCGTGGTGGAGCTGAACCATGCCGTCGCGGTCGGGATGGCCCGAGGTCCGCGAGAAGGGTTGACGGCCTTGGAAAAGCTCGGTGACCGGGTTTCCGGTGACCATCGGTTCCACGCCGCCCGCGCGCATCTGCTCGAACTGGCCGGGGACCCCGCGGGCGCCGTCGAGTCCTATGTGGAGGCCGCCCGGCGTGCGACGAACCTGCCGCATCAGCGCTATCTCCACGCTCGCGCCGCCCGCCTGCGCTGA
- a CDS encoding DUF11 domain-containing protein yields the protein MATIMLVAPASALAAPPTSAVEVSPTTVQRGQTFTVSQTVYNADATSTIEGGKATLYGKESSLPGIVDLVSCPGAFACDMLGGSIRGGVGTVTPGQSKTVLFTFRVKDDAPLGSVTLQHQFVGDNYSFEILDGPVLTVTGAQSAADLGVTLTASPRGILTSSIEYTVKVTNAGPGAASGIRVASTLGNGLRFTGSSTCSNPSGSKVVNCDFSSLATGTSGTAKFTVAAGLLTIGPVKTTAKITQSSVADPNAANNTASSTCTAITGLLLSC from the coding sequence GTGGCCACGATCATGCTCGTGGCGCCCGCCTCCGCCCTCGCGGCACCGCCGACCAGCGCGGTGGAGGTTTCGCCGACCACTGTCCAACGTGGACAGACGTTCACCGTCTCGCAAACCGTCTACAACGCCGACGCGACCTCGACCATCGAGGGCGGCAAGGCGACGCTCTACGGCAAGGAATCCTCGCTTCCGGGGATCGTCGACCTGGTGTCCTGTCCCGGCGCGTTCGCCTGCGACATGCTCGGCGGCAGCATCCGCGGCGGGGTCGGCACCGTGACCCCCGGCCAGAGCAAGACCGTGCTGTTCACCTTCCGGGTCAAGGACGACGCCCCGCTGGGCAGCGTCACCCTGCAGCACCAGTTCGTCGGTGACAACTACAGCTTCGAGATCCTCGACGGCCCCGTGCTGACCGTCACCGGCGCGCAGAGCGCCGCGGACCTCGGTGTCACGCTGACCGCGTCCCCGCGCGGGATCCTGACGTCCTCGATCGAGTACACGGTCAAGGTCACCAACGCGGGTCCGGGCGCGGCGTCCGGTATCCGGGTGGCGTCGACACTGGGCAACGGGCTGCGCTTCACCGGCTCGTCGACCTGCTCGAACCCGAGCGGCTCGAAGGTCGTCAACTGCGACTTCTCGTCGCTCGCGACCGGCACCAGCGGCACGGCCAAGTTCACGGTGGCCGCCGGACTGCTGACCATCGGACCGGTCAAGACGACCGCGAAGATCACGCAGAGTTCCGTCGCCGACCCGAACGCGGCCAACAACACCGCGTCGTCGACCTGCACCGCGATCACCGGGCTCCTGCTCAGCTGCTAG
- a CDS encoding nitroreductase/quinone reductase family protein — MTTMDAGTGRPRTTSVACRSHGSRYLAYAPDADSPWYRDLLVSPQATLGIDGVPHAAYAVPLEGGERGFVLHLLEVDAARGRAIADQLLVHHDELRKALAEARAELDGEPVRGRPGVRRGLLGHCVTFCNGLRMHHLREDGAFTAIEKAYPGLAPALTRLRQEHETVSRALLDLDGLLQGKGELETAALREEFERVANGLEEHFAYEEANLLPALREAGTPSP; from the coding sequence ATGACCACCATGGACGCCGGGACGGGGCGTCCCCGCACGACCTCCGTCGCCTGTCGCAGTCACGGGAGCCGGTATCTGGCGTACGCGCCGGATGCCGATTCTCCTTGGTATCGCGACCTTCTCGTCAGTCCACAAGCGACACTCGGGATCGACGGGGTTCCGCATGCCGCGTATGCCGTGCCGCTCGAAGGCGGGGAGCGGGGTTTCGTGCTGCATCTGCTGGAGGTCGATGCCGCCCGCGGGCGGGCGATCGCCGATCAGTTGCTCGTCCACCACGACGAGCTCCGGAAGGCGCTGGCGGAAGCGCGGGCCGAACTCGACGGCGAGCCGGTGCGGGGACGGCCGGGAGTGCGGCGCGGGCTGCTCGGTCATTGTGTCACTTTCTGCAACGGCCTGCGGATGCACCATCTTCGCGAGGACGGGGCGTTCACGGCGATCGAAAAGGCGTATCCCGGACTCGCGCCGGCCCTGACCCGGCTGCGCCAAGAGCACGAAACCGTGTCCCGCGCGTTGCTCGATCTTGACGGGTTGCTGCAGGGTAAGGGGGAACTCGAAACCGCCGCACTGCGTGAGGAGTTCGAGCGGGTCGCGAATGGACTCGAGGAACACTTCGCCTACGAAGAGGCGAATCTGCTCCCGGCGCTCCGCGAAGCGGGAACGCCGTCCCCGTGA
- a CDS encoding MarR family winged helix-turn-helix transcriptional regulator, giving the protein MEADDAVRALLLLMPRMVGRAKRIKIPDELQSLSLAPRHLSLLSYLLFDGPMTVNELAERLEVAPTTVSLMVGELSKKDVLDRREDEADRRRRIVAITERMRPAIDGWLAQGARAWQKALAPLTPAQRRLFIDTLRAYEDGLTD; this is encoded by the coding sequence ATGGAAGCCGACGACGCCGTGCGCGCCTTGCTGCTGCTCATGCCGCGGATGGTCGGCCGCGCGAAGCGGATCAAGATCCCCGACGAACTCCAGTCGCTGTCGCTGGCTCCGCGTCACTTGTCGCTGCTGTCGTACCTGCTCTTCGACGGTCCGATGACGGTGAACGAGCTGGCCGAACGGCTCGAGGTCGCCCCGACCACGGTGAGCCTGATGGTCGGCGAACTGAGCAAGAAGGACGTTCTGGACCGGCGTGAGGACGAGGCCGACCGGCGTCGGCGGATCGTCGCCATCACCGAGCGCATGCGGCCCGCGATCGACGGCTGGCTCGCGCAGGGCGCCCGCGCCTGGCAGAAAGCGCTCGCCCCGCTGACACCGGCGCAGCGCCGCCTGTTCATCGACACGCTTCGGGCCTACGAGGACGGGCTCACGGACTAG
- a CDS encoding YciI family protein has product MRYLLMLCGDVGDETPDTDITEPCRAWREELTRRGMRVDGMGLHAPESATTVRVRDGKALLTDGPFAETKEQIGGITVLDCESREQAVEAAKSHPWAAIGTIEVREML; this is encoded by the coding sequence GTGCGATACCTGCTCATGCTCTGCGGGGACGTCGGCGACGAAACGCCCGACACGGACATCACCGAGCCCTGCCGCGCCTGGCGCGAAGAGCTGACGCGGCGCGGGATGCGCGTCGACGGGATGGGCCTGCACGCGCCGGAGTCGGCGACGACCGTCCGCGTCCGCGACGGCAAGGCGCTGCTCACGGACGGCCCGTTCGCCGAGACGAAGGAACAGATCGGCGGCATCACCGTCCTCGACTGCGAAAGCCGGGAACAGGCCGTCGAGGCGGCGAAAAGTCATCCCTGGGCCGCGATCGGGACGATCGAAGTCCGCGAAATGCTCTAG
- a CDS encoding class I SAM-dependent methyltransferase has protein sequence MRHLVPHSALYTLGRSARGTLGRGLHRLARRFHDPYTEELNRVAGELRAEIVRQGDRCFDRVIEFEIRSRRDIIYAGDQDAARDSNRFAREHLTGTRHFARPQATLAYALSLAPSGGMALEFGVASGNTLRVIAKARGGAETYGFDWFQGLPENWLNGMPAGSFAREDLPDVPGAELVVGLFADTLPGFLERHEGAVDFLHVDGDLYSSAKTVLDLAGPRLRPGSIVHFDEFFNYPGWQRHEHRAWLEYVERTGTEFEYVAYTYADNQVTVRITG, from the coding sequence ATGCGTCACCTGGTACCCCATTCAGCCCTGTACACGTTGGGCCGATCGGCCCGCGGCACTCTCGGCCGGGGCCTGCACCGGCTCGCCCGGCGATTCCATGATCCTTATACCGAGGAGCTGAACCGGGTCGCCGGGGAACTGCGCGCGGAGATCGTCCGGCAAGGAGATCGCTGTTTCGATCGCGTCATCGAGTTCGAAATCCGGAGCCGTCGTGACATCATCTACGCCGGTGATCAGGACGCGGCGCGGGACAGCAACCGGTTCGCCCGCGAGCACCTGACCGGGACCCGCCACTTCGCCCGTCCACAAGCGACGCTCGCGTACGCGCTTTCCCTTGCCCCGTCAGGGGGAATGGCCCTCGAATTCGGTGTCGCGAGCGGGAACACGCTGCGCGTGATCGCCAAGGCGCGCGGCGGTGCCGAAACCTACGGATTCGATTGGTTCCAGGGCCTGCCGGAGAACTGGCTCAACGGGATGCCCGCCGGTTCGTTCGCGCGCGAAGATCTGCCGGACGTCCCCGGCGCCGAACTCGTCGTCGGTCTTTTCGCCGACACGCTTCCCGGTTTTCTCGAGCGGCACGAAGGTGCCGTCGATTTCCTTCACGTGGACGGTGATCTGTACAGCTCGGCGAAAACCGTACTCGACCTGGCGGGCCCGCGTCTGCGGCCGGGCAGCATCGTGCACTTCGACGAGTTCTTCAATTACCCCGGCTGGCAGCGGCACGAACACCGGGCGTGGCTGGAATACGTCGAACGCACCGGCACCGAATTCGAATACGTGGCCTACACCTACGCCGACAACCAGGTCACCGTCCGGATCACCGGCTAG
- a CDS encoding NAD(P)-dependent oxidoreductase has protein sequence MSKIVIFGAGGRGGRRAVAEAVNRGHRVTAAVRDPRRHADLAGDAVTLIAADVTVSDDVAKAAAGHDAAISSIYRADLPAREYYPAAAHALIDGLGQAGVTRLVVVGVGSALEIAPGVAFHDQPGWPPEHREFSLGHTAELEVLRASGGALDWVVVAPPPAIIDEHAERTGEYRSGDHRVLPRAEDAGPFSYADLAVALVDEIERPGHSREMVAIDH, from the coding sequence ATGAGCAAGATCGTCATCTTCGGGGCAGGCGGACGTGGAGGACGCCGAGCCGTCGCCGAAGCCGTGAATCGCGGGCACCGGGTGACCGCCGCCGTCCGGGATCCCCGCCGTCACGCGGATCTCGCCGGTGACGCCGTCACCTTGATCGCCGCCGACGTCACGGTGTCCGACGACGTCGCGAAGGCGGCCGCCGGGCACGACGCCGCGATCAGTTCCATCTACCGCGCGGATCTCCCCGCGCGGGAGTACTACCCGGCCGCCGCGCACGCGCTGATCGACGGCCTCGGCCAGGCAGGTGTCACGAGGCTGGTCGTCGTCGGCGTCGGGTCGGCGTTGGAGATCGCGCCGGGCGTCGCGTTCCACGACCAGCCGGGCTGGCCGCCGGAACACCGCGAATTCTCACTCGGGCACACGGCGGAGCTGGAGGTCCTCCGTGCGTCCGGCGGCGCGCTGGACTGGGTGGTCGTCGCGCCACCGCCCGCGATCATCGACGAACACGCCGAGCGGACGGGCGAGTACCGCAGCGGGGACCACCGCGTATTGCCGCGCGCGGAAGACGCGGGGCCGTTCTCGTACGCGGATCTCGCGGTCGCGCTGGTCGACGAGATCGAACGGCCAGGGCATTCGAGGGAAATGGTCGCCATCGACCACTGA
- a CDS encoding proteasome assembly chaperone family protein, translating into MALDPEDLYEVDSDVPDLGGAVLLHYFDGFMDAGSAGKLVAEHLLNSPERRVIARFDVDRLIDYRSRRPTMTYSIDHWEAYDAPELVVHLLHDADGVPFLLLTGPEPDHDWERFCAAVRALVERWDVRLTTGFHGIPMGAPHTRPLGVTAHATRDELVGEHRPLPNRMQVPGSVAGLLEFRFGEWGHDASGFAAHVPHYLADSTYPSAALHLLEAVAESTGLNLPDGDLREASQEAEAEIARQVAGSEKVADVVRALEQQYDTFMEASSKESLLAESVEHMPTAEELGSQFERFLAEQNGGDTPER; encoded by the coding sequence GTGGCGCTGGACCCGGAAGACCTGTACGAGGTGGACTCGGACGTCCCTGACCTCGGCGGGGCCGTGCTCCTGCACTACTTCGACGGGTTCATGGACGCGGGGTCGGCCGGCAAACTCGTCGCCGAGCACCTCCTGAACTCGCCCGAACGCCGCGTGATCGCGCGGTTCGACGTCGACCGCCTCATCGACTACCGCTCGCGCCGCCCGACGATGACCTACTCCATCGACCACTGGGAGGCCTACGACGCCCCCGAACTGGTCGTCCACCTGCTGCACGACGCCGACGGCGTGCCGTTCCTGCTGCTCACGGGCCCGGAACCGGACCACGACTGGGAGCGGTTCTGCGCGGCCGTGCGGGCGCTGGTCGAACGCTGGGACGTCCGGCTCACCACCGGTTTCCACGGCATCCCGATGGGCGCGCCGCACACCCGCCCGCTGGGCGTGACAGCGCACGCGACGCGGGACGAGCTGGTCGGCGAACACCGGCCGCTGCCCAACCGGATGCAGGTGCCGGGCAGCGTCGCCGGGCTGCTGGAGTTCCGCTTCGGCGAGTGGGGGCACGACGCGTCCGGATTCGCCGCGCACGTGCCGCACTACCTGGCGGACTCGACGTACCCGAGCGCCGCGCTGCACCTGCTGGAGGCCGTCGCCGAGTCGACCGGGCTGAACCTGCCGGACGGCGATCTGCGGGAGGCCTCGCAGGAGGCGGAGGCCGAGATCGCGCGCCAGGTCGCCGGGTCGGAGAAGGTCGCCGACGTCGTGCGCGCGCTGGAGCAGCAGTACGACACCTTCATGGAGGCGTCCAGCAAGGAAAGCCTGCTCGCGGAGTCGGTGGAGCACATGCCGACCGCGGAGGAGCTGGGTAGCCAGTTCGAGCGGTTCCTCGCCGAGCAGAACGGTGGCGACACCCCGGAGCGCTGA
- a CDS encoding PH domain-containing protein, with protein MTEETAPPERLTLRPPANRVSRRAIGYWTVWAAAGWAVLIGVQAVFVLTSDDPPTWLTVTLTISCVLGPLHLLVMPQWRYRIHRWEVTGEAVYTQEGWLKQDWRIAPISRIQTVDIERDPVEQLFKLAKITVTTASAAGPVKIAGLDHADALALAAELTKTTQATPGDAT; from the coding sequence GTGACAGAAGAGACAGCACCGCCCGAGCGGCTCACCCTGCGCCCACCCGCCAACCGGGTCAGCCGTCGTGCCATCGGGTACTGGACGGTGTGGGCCGCGGCCGGCTGGGCGGTGCTCATCGGCGTGCAGGCGGTGTTCGTGCTCACGAGCGACGACCCGCCGACGTGGCTCACGGTCACGCTGACGATCTCGTGCGTGCTCGGCCCCCTGCATCTCCTGGTCATGCCGCAGTGGCGCTACCGGATCCACCGCTGGGAGGTCACCGGCGAGGCCGTGTACACCCAGGAAGGCTGGCTCAAACAGGACTGGCGGATCGCGCCGATCTCGCGGATCCAGACCGTCGACATCGAACGCGACCCGGTCGAGCAGTTGTTCAAACTGGCGAAGATCACCGTGACGACGGCGTCGGCCGCGGGTCCGGTCAAGATCGCCGGTCTCGACCACGCCGACGCGCTGGCACTCGCCGCGGAACTCACGAAGACCACGCAGGCCACCCCCGGTGACGCGACATGA
- a CDS encoding PH domain-containing protein — protein MSTEAPPGAAIDQWHRLDRRMLLIRPVLDVVKSLPVLIGTVLLGQGNGWEWIGLGVTALTVLVGISHVLTSRYRIADGQVEWTTGLLLRKHRAIPLDRVRTVDVTSEPKHRLFSLSAVRIGTGRHSAVQGAGSDQLVLDAVSATEAHRLRTVLLHRKEVAAEAESAPPPEQIVAEVDRKWVRYAPFTLSGLAVVGAVFAAVWHFAHQLNIDPENVGPLRDLMDDLANTAVWLIVVVAAVALLVLVSLLSVGGYVLSFWNFKLTRETEGTLHVRRGLITTRSVSIEEDRLRGVEVKEPLPLRIAGGARLTAIAGGLREGKGGDKGGGLLLPPAPVGRVHEVAAEVLRENFDPATVPLNRHPRRALTRRLTRAVVGVLILAAAMFGLAWIDFLPDWMWQVALGLLPFAVLVGWDGYRNLGHAIVGRYLVSRSGSLARATVAIRREGLTGIVISRSFFQRRGGLITVTAPIAAGRGGYQVVDVGESAGLAMAEQAAPGLLTPFLRREAQR, from the coding sequence ATGAGCACCGAGGCACCACCCGGCGCCGCCATCGATCAGTGGCACCGCCTCGACCGCCGCATGCTGCTGATCCGGCCGGTGCTCGACGTCGTCAAATCGCTGCCGGTGCTGATCGGGACGGTGCTCCTCGGCCAGGGCAACGGCTGGGAGTGGATCGGGCTGGGCGTCACCGCGCTGACCGTGCTCGTCGGCATCTCGCACGTGCTCACGTCGCGCTATCGCATCGCCGACGGACAGGTGGAATGGACCACCGGACTGTTGTTGCGCAAACATCGCGCGATCCCGCTCGACCGCGTCCGCACGGTCGACGTCACCTCGGAGCCGAAGCACCGCCTGTTCTCCCTCAGCGCCGTGCGCATCGGCACCGGACGGCATTCGGCCGTCCAGGGCGCGGGCAGCGACCAGCTCGTCCTCGACGCCGTCAGCGCGACCGAAGCACATCGGCTGCGCACGGTTCTCTTGCACCGCAAGGAAGTCGCCGCCGAAGCCGAGTCCGCGCCGCCGCCGGAGCAGATCGTGGCGGAGGTCGACCGGAAGTGGGTACGGTACGCGCCGTTCACGCTGTCCGGGCTCGCCGTGGTGGGCGCGGTGTTCGCCGCGGTCTGGCATTTCGCGCACCAGCTGAACATCGACCCGGAGAACGTCGGGCCGCTGCGGGACCTGATGGACGATCTGGCGAACACCGCCGTGTGGCTGATCGTCGTCGTCGCGGCGGTCGCCCTGCTGGTGCTCGTCTCGCTGCTTTCCGTCGGCGGCTACGTGCTGTCGTTCTGGAACTTCAAGCTCACCCGGGAGACGGAAGGCACCCTGCACGTCCGGCGCGGGCTGATCACCACACGTTCGGTGTCCATCGAAGAGGACCGGCTTCGCGGCGTCGAGGTGAAAGAGCCGCTGCCGCTGCGGATCGCGGGCGGGGCGCGGCTCACCGCGATCGCGGGCGGGCTGCGCGAGGGCAAAGGCGGGGACAAGGGCGGCGGTCTGCTGCTGCCGCCCGCGCCCGTCGGCCGGGTCCACGAGGTCGCGGCCGAGGTACTGCGGGAGAACTTCGACCCGGCCACCGTGCCGCTGAACCGGCATCCGCGGCGCGCGCTCACCAGGCGGCTCACCCGGGCCGTCGTCGGCGTGCTGATCCTGGCGGCGGCAATGTTCGGCCTGGCGTGGATCGATTTCCTGCCGGACTGGATGTGGCAGGTCGCGCTCGGGCTGCTGCCGTTCGCCGTGCTCGTCGGCTGGGACGGCTACCGCAACCTCGGCCACGCGATCGTCGGGCGGTATCTGGTCAGCCGCTCCGGTTCACTGGCGCGGGCGACGGTGGCGATCCGGCGCGAGGGACTCACCGGGATCGTCATCAGCCGCTCGTTCTTCCAGCGCCGCGGCGGGTTGATCACCGTGACCGCCCCGATCGCGGCGGGCCGGGGCGGCTATCAGGTGGTCGACGTCGGCGAATCGGCCGGGCTGGCGATGGCGGAGCAGGCCGCGCCCGGCCTGCTCACGCCGTTCCTGCGGCGGGAGGCTCAGCGGTAG
- a CDS encoding SDR family oxidoreductase has protein sequence MEKPLAGKIALVAGATRGAGRGIAVQLGAAGATVYVTGRSTGSRRSEMNRPETIEETAALVDEAGGRGIAIGVDHLEADEVRELVERIDAEQGALDVLVNDIYGAPIEWGKTVWESTLDTGLRTLRLAIDTHAITSHFALPLMIRKPGSLVIEVNDGTTAYNSGNYRVSFFYDLAKTAVNRMAFALAHELEPHGGTAVAVTPGWLRSEAMLDAYQVTEENWRDATKVQPHFAISESPAFVGRAVAALAGDAEVARWNGKSVSSGELAKDYGFTDLDGSRPDCWRYLVEVQDPGKPADVTGYR, from the coding sequence ATGGAAAAGCCATTGGCGGGCAAGATCGCGTTGGTCGCGGGGGCGACCCGCGGAGCCGGGCGGGGAATAGCGGTCCAGCTGGGGGCCGCGGGCGCGACCGTTTACGTGACCGGTCGCAGCACCGGTTCCCGGAGATCCGAAATGAACCGCCCGGAGACGATCGAGGAGACCGCGGCACTCGTCGACGAGGCGGGCGGGCGCGGCATCGCGATCGGCGTAGACCATTTGGAGGCCGACGAGGTCCGCGAGCTGGTGGAACGGATCGACGCCGAGCAGGGAGCGCTGGACGTCCTGGTCAACGACATCTACGGCGCACCCATCGAATGGGGCAAAACGGTCTGGGAGTCCACTTTGGACACCGGATTGCGGACGCTGCGCCTCGCCATCGACACCCATGCCATCACCAGCCATTTCGCGCTCCCGCTCATGATCAGGAAACCGGGGTCGCTGGTCATCGAGGTCAACGACGGGACCACCGCGTACAACTCGGGGAACTACCGCGTTTCGTTCTTCTACGACCTCGCCAAGACCGCGGTGAACCGGATGGCGTTCGCCCTCGCCCACGAATTGGAACCGCATGGCGGTACCGCGGTGGCGGTCACGCCGGGCTGGCTTCGTTCGGAAGCGATGCTCGACGCTTATCAGGTCACCGAAGAGAATTGGCGGGACGCGACGAAGGTGCAGCCGCATTTCGCCATTTCTGAAAGCCCGGCGTTCGTCGGCAGGGCGGTCGCGGCGCTGGCCGGTGACGCGGAAGTCGCCCGCTGGAACGGGAAATCGGTGTCCAGCGGCGAATTGGCGAAGGATTACGGATTCACCGACCTCGACGGCAGCCGCCCCGACTGCTGGCGTTATCTCGTCGAGGTCCAGGATCCGGGCAAACCGGCGGACGTCACCGGCTACCGCTGA
- a CDS encoding IclR family transcriptional regulator — protein sequence MTPAARSLDTTAPPKRTPGASSSRKVLQLLLSFSERRWDASVAELAARIGTPVATTYRYVALLKELQLLEEGKTGRYHVTSQVMPLARAAQLANDLARLARPAMEEAARDLGETVLLFQHFGDSAVCADRVECERAMRFTFQPGHSVPLGAGASGKMLLAMLPEGERERRLSSIVQRRGPTVREEVKRAGINRYSVSWGELDDGVWSCSVPIPSTGHRPAVLSLAAPATRISDDAKRAAIVALQSYASRIHRAVSSFSL from the coding sequence ATGACGCCTGCCGCACGATCCCTGGACACCACCGCTCCCCCGAAACGCACCCCCGGCGCCAGCAGCTCACGCAAAGTCCTGCAGCTGCTGCTCTCCTTTTCCGAACGCCGCTGGGACGCGAGCGTCGCCGAACTCGCCGCGAGGATCGGCACCCCGGTCGCCACGACGTATCGCTATGTCGCACTGCTGAAGGAACTCCAGCTGCTGGAGGAGGGCAAGACCGGGCGCTATCACGTGACGAGCCAGGTGATGCCGCTCGCGCGGGCCGCGCAACTCGCCAACGACCTCGCCCGGCTGGCGCGCCCGGCGATGGAGGAGGCCGCTCGCGACCTCGGTGAGACGGTCCTGCTGTTCCAGCATTTCGGCGATTCCGCGGTCTGCGCGGACCGCGTCGAATGCGAACGCGCGATGCGCTTCACCTTCCAGCCGGGCCATTCCGTCCCGCTCGGCGCCGGCGCGTCGGGCAAGATGCTGCTCGCCATGCTGCCGGAAGGCGAACGGGAACGGCGGCTTTCGTCGATCGTCCAGCGTCGCGGGCCGACCGTGCGGGAAGAGGTCAAACGCGCGGGCATCAACCGGTATTCGGTCAGCTGGGGCGAACTGGACGACGGCGTCTGGTCGTGTTCGGTGCCGATCCCGAGCACCGGGCACCGGCCCGCGGTGCTGAGCCTCGCCGCCCCCGCGACCCGGATCAGCGACGACGCGAAACGGGCCGCCATCGTCGCGCTCCAGTCGTACGCGAGCAGGATCCACCGGGCCGTTTCGTCGTTTTCCCTCTGA
- a CDS encoding GNAT family N-acetyltransferase, whose protein sequence is MIRPAVPEDLPRLQDIERAAGEPFRALDMAAIADDDPPSLEDLAAYQRAGRAWVCDTGDGPMAYLLAEVVDGYGHIEQVSVHPDHARQGLGRRLIEHAAEWASREGLAGLTLTTYAEVPWNAPYYARLGFATLGEEDLTDGLRAIREHEIARGLDVWPRVTMRR, encoded by the coding sequence GTGATCCGACCAGCCGTACCCGAAGACCTGCCCAGGCTCCAGGACATCGAGCGCGCCGCGGGCGAGCCGTTCCGCGCCCTCGACATGGCCGCGATCGCCGACGACGATCCGCCGTCGCTCGAGGACCTCGCGGCCTATCAGCGCGCGGGCCGCGCCTGGGTCTGCGACACCGGCGACGGCCCGATGGCGTACCTGCTCGCCGAGGTCGTCGACGGCTACGGCCACATCGAGCAGGTGTCCGTCCATCCGGACCACGCGCGACAGGGTCTCGGACGGCGGCTGATCGAGCACGCCGCGGAGTGGGCCTCGCGCGAGGGGCTCGCGGGACTCACGCTGACGACGTACGCCGAGGTGCCGTGGAACGCGCCGTACTACGCCCGGCTCGGCTTCGCGACGCTCGGCGAGGAAGACCTCACCGATGGCCTGCGAGCGATCCGGGAGCACGAAATCGCCCGTGGACTGGACGTGTGGCCGAGGGTGACCATGCGACGATGA